The window GTGACACGGCCGTTGACGTCTGCGCTGACGTCGACCTGATGTACGGCGACCAGGCTGCCGACTGCGGTCAGCAGGTTCGGCACCACCTCGGACTTCGCCTCGGCTGCGCTGACCGAGGTCGGCGGCGGCTTGTTGTTGGCGAAGAACTGCTTGATCATCTGGCCGCGGAAATAGTTGAACCAGACCAGGCCACCGACGAGCGCGCCCAGCAGCGTGCCGACGATGATGAACCAGAGCACCGGCCGGACCGGGCGCTTGGGAGCCTTGTTGTCGATCGGTTCGCCCGAAATCTTGTGTTCGGTCACGATGTTCATTGTCATGCGCTTTCTGCAATCGCCGTCTGGCCGGCACAAGCGGCCTGATCGTGGCCCAAATGCGAGGCAATTGCGGCGTCGTTAAGTCCGATACCCCTCAAGAGAAACTCACACAGCTGCCGCTCCAGGTCGTTCGCCTTGCCGTAGACGAGGCAGGGCGTGGCCGGCAACCTGGCCAGCGCAGCCGTCATCACCGTATGATGCGCAAACCAGAACAGGTTGAGCGGCTCGATGCCGCAAGGCCGCGCGTCACCGGCCGTGACCGCCCGCTCCAGCGAGGCGACGAAGATCGCCCCGATCAGATTCTCGATCTTGGCATACAGCAGACGGCCGAATTCGCCGTCATCCAACTGGCTCGTGACCGTCAGTCGCAGGCGTTGGGCCTCCTCCTGGTCGAGACCGTCTGCGATCAGCAGGAAGTGCTGGACCATGCCGCGGATCAGTTCGACCAGAGTAGCCGTCGAAGGCTCCCGCTCGAGCAGCTCCATCAACGCAGGGTCCGCCTCGCATTCGTCGCTGAGGATTTCGGCGTAGAGCGCCGCCTTGGACGGAAAATGCTTGAACAGCAGCGCCTCGGAAATGGCAGCGGCGGCCGCCACGCTCTTGGTTGTGGTGCCGGTATAGCCGTGTCGGGCGAAACAGCGTTTTGCGGCACCGAGGATCAATTGACGCCTCAGGTCGCTCGTCATTCTCAGTGAGCTCATGCGAGTGAGTAAGCACTCACCCACGCCAAAGTCAAGCAGAATGGTGCAATGCAACCTTCATGGGTTCTAGATCGGCTGGAAGCCGAGATCGCCGCGGATCCGGTTGACGATGTAAGTCCCATCCCGGCTCGGCAAAATCCGCGCGACGTTGGCGCTGTCGATCTTCACATTGGCAAATCGCGGTCCCGCCGAAAGGTCGTGGAGCGCTCTGGCGAAGGCTTCAACCTCGGCCATGGTCGAGATCGCCCGGCTGTCGGCGATGCCGCAGGCCTTGGCGACGCCGACGAGGTCGGCGGCCGCGGAGGTGTGGCTGGTCTGGCCGCCGGTCTCGCCATAGGCCTCGTTGTCGAGCACTGCGATCGAGAGGTTGGACGGCTTCTGCAGGCCGATGGTGGCAAGGCTCCCCATGCCCATCAGCATTTCGCCGTCCCCGGTGATGACCAGCACCGGCAATTTTGGCTGCGCCAGCGCCAGGCCCAGTCCGATCATCGCAGCGCCGCCCATGCCGCCCCAGAGATAGAAGTTGCGGGCATGATCGCCCGCGGCGGTGATGTCGTTGGTGGAGGCGCCGAGGCCGCCGATCGCAACCACGTCCTTCCGGTTCGCAA is drawn from Bradyrhizobium diazoefficiens and contains these coding sequences:
- a CDS encoding TetR/AcrR family transcriptional regulator, translated to MSSLRMTSDLRRQLILGAAKRCFARHGYTGTTTKSVAAAAAISEALLFKHFPSKAALYAEILSDECEADPALMELLEREPSTATLVELIRGMVQHFLLIADGLDQEEAQRLRLTVTSQLDDGEFGRLLYAKIENLIGAIFVASLERAVTAGDARPCGIEPLNLFWFAHHTVMTAALARLPATPCLVYGKANDLERQLCEFLLRGIGLNDAAIASHLGHDQAACAGQTAIAESA
- a CDS encoding thiamine pyrophosphate-dependent enzyme — protein: MSKANLLDRRQVVSALLANRKDVVAIGGLGASTNDITAAGDHARNFYLWGGMGGAAMIGLGLALAQPKLPVLVITGDGEMLMGMGSLATIGLQKPSNLSIAVLDNEAYGETGGQTSHTSAAADLVGVAKACGIADSRAISTMAEVEAFARALHDLSAGPRFANVKIDSANVARILPSRDGTYIVNRIRGDLGFQPI